From the Flavobacterium gyeonganense genome, the window ACATATCGTCAACAAGAATTTTTACAATTTTACCTGAAACTTCTGATTCAATTTCGTTGAATAATTTCATTGCTTCAATTACACAAAGAACATCACCTTTAGCGATAGTACTTCCTACTTCAGTAAAAACTGGTTTATCCGGAGATGGTTTTCTGTAAAATGTCCCAATAATTGGAGATTTTATAGTAATGAATTTAGAATTTTCAGCAGGAGCAGCCGCTTCACTATTTACGTTTACAACTACCGGTGCAGTTTGCTGCGGAGCAACTGCTTGCGGCAATGCAGCCTGAGCTGGTAATTGCTGTACATAAGTAGCTTCAGTTACATTTGTTTCTAAAGTTGTTCTGATAGTGATTTTTACATCATCCATTTCTAACTTCACCTCTGCAACTCCCGAATTTGCTACAAATTTGATTAGGTTTTGAATTTCTTTTAAATCCATAATGATTCGTTTTTAGTTTTAATTTATTTCTTATCGTAAGCCCATTTCAAGTAAATAGATCCCCAGGTGAATCCACCACCAAAAGCGGCAAAAATAACATTATCTCCTTTTTTAAACTTATTCTCAAAGTCAGCCAGTACTAATGGTAATGTTCCAGAAGTGGTATTACCATATCTTTCGATATTGACCAATACTTTATCTTCTTCAAGATCTAATCTTCCGGCAGTAGCATCAATAATACGTCTGTTTGCCTGATGTGGCACTAACCAGTTCACATCTTCTTTTGTCAGATTATTTCTTTGCAAAATTAATTCACTAGCATCAGCCATATTGGTAACAGCATATTTAAATACCGTTTTACCATCCTGCATGATATTGTGCTGTCTGTTTTTAATGGTCTCTTCGGAAGCAGGAATCAAAGACCCTCCTGCAGGAATTTTAAGAAAATCACGTCCAACACCATCACTTCGTAAATATTCATCTTGTAATCCCAGACCTTCATAATTTGGCTCAAATAAAACCGCACCGGCTCCATCTCCAAAAATAATACAGGTAGATCTGTCTGTATAATCTACAATTGATGACATTTTATCTGCCCCAATTAACAGTACTTTTTTATAACGTCCTGACTGCACATAAGCAGCTGCAGTAGACATTCCATATAAAAAACTTGAACAAGCCGCTTGTAAATCGTAAGCAAATGCATTAGTTGCACCGATTTCTGTGGCAACATGTACACCAGTAGCCGCCACCATCATATCCGGTGTAGCTGTTGCCATTATTACCATATCAATTTCCAACGGATCAATATTGGCTTTTGCTATTAAATCCTGTGCTGCTTTTATAGCAAGATAGGAAGTTCCCTTATCAGCATCTTTAAGTATTCTTCTTTCTTTTATTCCCGTACGGGTCGTGATCCATTCATCATTGGT encodes:
- the accB gene encoding acetyl-CoA carboxylase biotin carboxyl carrier protein, which produces MDLKEIQNLIKFVANSGVAEVKLEMDDVKITIRTTLETNVTEATYVQQLPAQAALPQAVAPQQTAPVVVNVNSEAAAPAENSKFITIKSPIIGTFYRKPSPDKPVFTEVGSTIAKGDVLCVIEAMKLFNEIESEVSGKIVKILVDDMSPVEFDQPLFLVDPS
- a CDS encoding beta-ketoacyl-ACP synthase III; the protein is MNTITAAITAVGGYVPDFVLSNKVLETMVDTNDEWITTRTGIKERRILKDADKGTSYLAIKAAQDLIAKANIDPLEIDMVIMATATPDMMVAATGVHVATEIGATNAFAYDLQAACSSFLYGMSTAAAYVQSGRYKKVLLIGADKMSSIVDYTDRSTCIIFGDGAGAVLFEPNYEGLGLQDEYLRSDGVGRDFLKIPAGGSLIPASEETIKNRQHNIMQDGKTVFKYAVTNMADASELILQRNNLTKEDVNWLVPHQANRRIIDATAGRLDLEEDKVLVNIERYGNTTSGTLPLVLADFENKFKKGDNVIFAAFGGGFTWGSIYLKWAYDKK